In Panthera uncia isolate 11264 chromosome B4, Puncia_PCG_1.0, whole genome shotgun sequence, one genomic interval encodes:
- the BCDIN3D gene encoding RNA 5'-monophosphate methyltransferase, giving the protein MAASTKQATGGVEEAAAEEEPRILEPGAAPFGNFPQYSRFHPPEQRLRLLPPELLRRLFPQSPESRPILGLDVGCNSGDLSVALYKHFLSLRDGETCSDASEELHLLCCDIDPVLVERAEKECPFPDALTFITLDFMNQRTRKVLLSSFLNQFGRSVFDIGFCMSVTMWIHLNHGDRGLWEFLAHLSSLCRYLLVEPQPWKCYRAAARRLRKLGLHDFDHFRSLAIRGDMANQIVQILTQDHGMELVCCFGNTSWDRSLLLFRAKQATETHPIPESLVEKGKEKDRLRSWRQ; this is encoded by the exons ATGGCGGCGTCCACGAAACAGGCCACCGGGGGCGTTGAAGAGGCCGCGGCGGAAGAGGAACCGCGAATTCTGGAACCCGGGGCCGCCCCGTTTGGAAATTTCCCTCAGTATTCCCGCTTCCATCCTCCAGAACAGCGGCTCCGCCTCTTGCCCCCGGAGCTGCTTCGCCGGCTTTTCCCTCAGAGTCCCGAATCGAGGCCGATCCTGGGGCTCGACGTAGGGTGTAACTCTGGG GATCTGAGTGTGGCTCTATACAAACACTTCCTTTCCTTACGTGATGGGGAGACCTGCTCAGATGCCTCAGAAGAACTCCATCTACTCTGCTGCGACATAGATCCAGTCCTGGTGGAACGAGCTGAAAAAGAATGTCCTTTTCCTGATGCCCTGACCTTTATCACCCTGGACTTTATGAATCAAAGAACCCGGAAAGTTCTCTTGAGCTCTTTCTTAAACCAGTTTGGACGGTCAGTTTTTGACATTGGCTTCTGCATGTCAGTAACCATGTGGATTCATCTGAACCATGGGGACCGTGGTCTGTGGGAGTTCCTAGCCcacctttcctccctctgccGCTACCTCCTTGTGGAGCCTCAGCCCTGGAAGTGTTACCGGGCAGCTGCAAGGCGTCTCCGGAAGCTAGGCCTCCATGACTTTGACCACTTCCGTTCCCTTGCCATCCGAGGTGATATGGCCAATCAGATTGTGCAGATCTTGACCCAGGACCATGGCATGGAATTAGTATGCTGCTTTGGCAACACCAGCTGGGACCGAAGCCTTCTGCTCTTCAGGGCAAAACAAGCCACAGAGACTCATCCAATTCCTGAATCACTggtagagaaagggaaagaaaaggacagattACGATCCTGGAGACAGTGA